One Vigna unguiculata cultivar IT97K-499-35 chromosome 11, ASM411807v1, whole genome shotgun sequence DNA window includes the following coding sequences:
- the LOC114170385 gene encoding uncharacterized protein LOC114170385, which yields MEFGVGGQLGFVSLKKKLSIKVAESNLSDLRELARRMKTISRNTFKRKYGNLLGFAESGSSSCNNHSFDLILRPTVKMFHLPRFSGNSKGISQGYLEWYLRQLAEEGFGETFMDVLALTLYGVMLFPNMENIVDYTAINVFVAYKNHSESPVNAIFADVYESLNLCYELKKKMLCCLPVLSRIISCENFPNVPLKGTRSCINYTLVLAQQQYGYPIRGAPNPGALVPIWTHYKEGDLADYEVFHDSEVTNNGDLAHLTFLVDTEPIS from the exons aatttgagtgatttaagaGAGTTAGCTAGAAGAATGAAGACTATATCAAGGAATACTTTCAAGAGGAAATATGGGAATTTATTAGGTTTTGCTGAAAGTGGAAGCTCAAGCTGTAACAATCACAGCTTTGACCTAATACTACGACCCACCGTTAAGATGTTTCACCTTCCAAGATTTTCA GGCAATTCGAAAGGCATCTCTCAGGGGTATTTGGAGTGGTATTTGCGGCAATTGGCTGAAGAAGGGTTTGGAGAAACATTCATGGACGTGTTAGCTCTCACACTCTACGGAGTCATGCTTTTCCCTAACATGGAGAATATCGTTGACTACACTGCCATTAATGTGTTTGTGGCTTACAAAAATCATTCAGAAAGCCCAGTTAATGCAATTTTCGCTGATGTGTACGAAAGTCTAAACCTTTGCTATGAGCTCAAGAAGAAGATGTTATGTTGTCTACCTGTATT GTCACGTATCATTTCATGTGAAAATTTTCCTAATGTGCCTCTCAAAGGCACAAGGAGTTGTATAAATTATACTCTTGTGCTAGCTCAACAACAATATGGGTATCCCATTCGAGGCGCTCCAAATCCAGGAGCTTTGGTGCCCATATGGACTCATTATAAGGAAGGAGATCTTGCTGATTATGAAGTATTTCATGACAGTGAAGTCACCAACAATGGAGATCTTGCACACTTAACATTCCTTGTTGACACAGAGCCCATATCTTAG
- the LOC114169818 gene encoding outer envelope protein 61 — translation MFNGMMDPDLIRIAQEHMSRMSPAELARIQQQMMSNPELMRMASESMKNMSSEDFKLAAEQLKHTRPEEMAEIGEKMANASPDEVAAMRSRVDAQIKYQLSAAEMLKKQGNELHSQGKFSEALKKYMLAKENIKEIPSFQSRKLLLACSLNLMSCYLKTRQYNECIKEGSEVLAYDAKNLKALYRRGQAYKELGRLNDAVSDLSKAHEVSPDDDTVTELLRDTKEKLTMGGGEQSTSGLVIEEITEEVEDVPPKSSLEQTVVQKKSGDTTKSTSTVNNGNSTSNADSLDALRKDPEAVRSFQNFIQNTNPATLASLNAGQFKDVSPDMIKTTSDVISKMSPDELQKMLDMASSFQGDNQFFRGGPPDSSFNPGSMPPNVTPDMFKAASDMISKMPADDLKKMFEMASSLKGKESIPSAAAVDEIQRNVYQSNMPSSSTNETTNYGESSSSHNVFSNMRSGSQSNFPSSSTDLQEQMRNQMKDPAMRQMFTSMIKNMSPEMMANMGEQFGVKLSPEEAARAQKAVSSMSPESLDKMMLWADRIQRGVESAKKTKNWLLGKPGMIFAICMLILAIILHRLGFIGG, via the exons ATGTTCAACGGTATGATGGATCCCGATTTGATAAGAATCGCTCAGGAGCATATGAGTCGCATGTCACCTGCTGAGTTGGCTCGGATCCAACAACAG ATGATGTCTAATCCAGAGCTGATGAGGATGGCCTCGGAGAGCATGAAGAACATGAGTTCTGAGGACTTTAAACTTGCTGCTGAGCAGTTAAAGCATACTCGCCCGGAAGAAATGGCTGAGATTGGTGAGAAGATGGCCAATGCGTCCCCTGATGAAGTGGCAGCGATGCGATCCCGGGTTGATGCCCAGATCAAATATCAGTTGAGTGCAGCTGAGATGTTGAAGAAGCAG GGCAATGAACTTCATAGTCAAGGAAAGTTCAGTGAAGCTTTGAAGAAGTATATGCTT gCTAAAGAAAACATCAAAGAGATTCCATCTTTTCAAAGTAGAAAGCTTCTTTTGGCATGTTCTCTCAACTTGATGTCCTGTTACTTGAAGACAAGGCAGTATAATGAGTGCATAAAAGAAGGTTCTGAG GTTTTGGCATATGATGCGAAGAATCTTAAGGCTCTTTATCGAAGAGGTCAAGCATATAAGGAACTAGGTCGACTAAAT GATGCTGTTTCTGATCTGAGCAAGGCGCATGAAGTGTCCCCTGATGATGATACAGTTACAGAGCTTTTACG GGATACCAAGGAAAAATTGACAATGGGAGGTGGTGAGCAATCGACTAGCG GACTAGTAATCGAAGAAATAACCGAAGAAGTCGAGGATGTACCTCCTAAAAGCTCTTTGGAACAAACAGTGGTTCAAAAAAAATCTGGTGACACCACTAAGAGTACAAGTACAGTTAACAATGGAAATTCCACATCAAATGCAGACAGTTTAGATGCATTGAGAAAAGATCCTGAAGCTGTCAG GTCATTCCAGAACTTCATTCAAAACACGAATCCTGCCACATTGGCTTCTTTGAATGCTGGACAATTCAAAGATGTGTCCCCAGATATGATCAAAACCACCTCTGATGTAATTAGTAAGATGTCACCTGATGAACTGCAAAAAATGCTTGACATGGCTTCTTCATTTCAAGGGGACAACCAATTCTTTAGAGGAGGTCCCCCTGATTCTTCTTTCAACCCGGGATCAATGCCTCCCAATGTCACACCTGACATGTTTAAAGCAGCAAGTGATATGATAAGTAAAATGCCAGCTGATGACCTCAAGAAGATGTTTGAAATGGCATCATCACTGAAAGGGAAGGAATCTATTCCATCAGCAGCAGCAGTAGATGAGATCCAAAGAAATGTTTATCAGTCGAACATGCCATCATCAAGTACTAATGAAACTACTAATTATGGGGAATCAAGTTCTTCTCATAATGTGTTTTCAAATATGAGAAGTGGTTCTCAGTCAAACTTTCCTTCCTCGAGTACTGATCTACAAGAACAGATGAGAAACCAGATGAAAGATCCAGCCATGCGGCAG ATGTTCACATCCATGATTAAAAATATGAGCCCAGAAATGATGGCAAACATGGGTGAACAATTTGGTGTTAAGCTTTCACCAGAAGAGGCAGCAAGAGCTCAGAAAGCCGTCTCATCCATGTCACCAGAGAGCTTGGATAAAATG ATGCTTTGGGCAGACAGGATTCAAAGAGGAGTTGAATCTGCAAAAAAGACAAAGAACTGGCTGCTAGGGAAGCCTGGCATGATCTTTGCAATATGCATGCTCATTTTGGCTATCATTCTTCACCGGTTAGGCTTCATTGGTGGCTAG